The following are encoded in a window of Candidatus Dependentiae bacterium genomic DNA:
- a CDS encoding PhoH family protein, which produces MTSQATGQGRTFNILDTNVLMYDPEALFKFEKAHIGISIVVLEELDKFKQEATDKGRNTRAAIRYLDSIRTKGCLGEGIELPNGSLLKVLFTPMHTQKKTFPFETNIGDHRILLTALELKQKGHDVRFISKDINARLKADALGIQAQDYLKQALTTHDTFYKGWISIAVPAVELKKEMPAVLLQLLEEQEITVNQFILLKSQNNPYNYVIFRYCGGEIFKRVTQPQFKWPIHARNPQQLMALDLLLDDNIKLVSLCGPAGTGKTFLALLAGLHKLLVKDAYEKMLISRPVVPLGRDIGYLPGTLEEKLHSWMLPIYDNIECIFHSVRVSQHLEEVKQENDHKGNGRRKSRKKQNGGINGLRSLNDLVYQGKLSLEAITYMRGRSIPYQYILIDEVQNLSLHEVKTLVSRVGDGGKIILSGDPYQIDSQYLDFSSNGLVVTSERFKGQEIFGTVYLETSERSELSKLASELL; this is translated from the coding sequence ATGACTAGTCAAGCAACAGGGCAGGGGAGAACGTTTAATATTTTGGATACCAATGTGCTCATGTATGATCCAGAAGCGCTCTTTAAATTCGAAAAAGCACATATAGGAATTTCTATTGTGGTGCTAGAAGAGCTGGACAAATTTAAGCAGGAAGCTACAGACAAAGGGCGCAATACACGTGCGGCAATTCGCTATCTTGATAGTATTCGCACAAAAGGATGCTTGGGTGAGGGTATTGAACTGCCAAATGGTAGCTTACTTAAAGTGCTATTTACGCCGATGCATACCCAAAAGAAGACATTTCCTTTTGAAACGAACATAGGTGATCACCGTATCTTGCTCACGGCATTGGAGCTTAAGCAGAAAGGTCATGATGTACGGTTTATATCAAAGGATATTAATGCGCGCTTAAAAGCAGATGCATTAGGTATACAGGCACAAGACTACCTCAAGCAAGCTCTAACCACGCATGATACCTTTTATAAAGGGTGGATATCAATTGCGGTTCCAGCAGTAGAATTAAAGAAAGAAATGCCAGCAGTTTTGTTGCAATTACTTGAAGAACAAGAGATAACGGTCAATCAGTTTATTTTACTAAAAAGTCAGAATAATCCCTATAATTACGTAATATTCCGGTATTGTGGTGGGGAGATTTTCAAACGAGTTACCCAGCCACAGTTTAAATGGCCAATACATGCGCGTAATCCACAGCAACTTATGGCACTTGATTTGTTACTCGATGATAATATTAAGTTAGTGAGTTTATGTGGCCCAGCAGGAACAGGAAAAACATTCTTAGCGCTTCTTGCAGGTTTACATAAGCTGTTGGTAAAAGATGCGTATGAAAAAATGCTTATTTCTCGTCCAGTTGTTCCTTTGGGCAGAGATATTGGCTACTTGCCAGGCACATTAGAAGAAAAACTACACAGCTGGATGTTGCCTATTTACGATAACATAGAATGTATTTTCCATTCAGTCAGAGTATCGCAGCACTTAGAAGAAGTAAAACAAGAGAATGATCATAAAGGTAATGGTCGCCGCAAAAGTAGAAAAAAACAAAATGGTGGTATCAATGGTTTGCGCTCGCTTAATGATTTGGTGTATCAAGGTAAATTAAGTCTTGAGGCAATTACGTATATGCGCGGCCGTTCAATTCCGTATCAATATATCTTGATAGATGAAGTGCAAAACCTTTCGCTACATGAAGTTAAGACATTGGTTAGTCGTGTCGGTGATGGAGGTAAGATTATTTTGTCTGGAGACCCTTATCAAATTGATTCTCAATATCTCGATTTTAGCAGTAACGGTTTAGTGGTTACGAGTGAGCGATTCAAAGGACAAGAAATCTTTGGTACGGTATATCTAGAAACAAGTGAGAGAAGTGAACTAAGTAAGCTTGCCAGTGAGCTACTGTAG
- a CDS encoding VOC family protein, with protein sequence MINNVTHLTILVKDQDAALKFYTEKLGFIVHTDVTIENNFRWLTISLPDKKDFEIALMPAMTPEQQALVGKQTPGMPLCSMSTSNCKKTYEEFKAHGVEFIQEPTQRPWGIEAIFKDQDGTLLHINQEIR encoded by the coding sequence ATGATTAATAACGTAACTCATTTGACTATTCTAGTTAAAGATCAAGATGCCGCATTAAAATTTTATACTGAAAAGCTTGGTTTTATTGTTCATACCGATGTGACTATAGAAAATAATTTTCGTTGGCTTACTATAAGTTTGCCAGACAAAAAAGATTTTGAAATTGCACTTATGCCAGCAATGACACCAGAACAACAAGCACTTGTTGGCAAGCAAACACCTGGTATGCCACTCTGCTCTATGAGTACAAGTAATTGCAAAAAAACATACGAAGAATTCAAAGCGCATGGTGTTGAGTTTATACAAGAACCCACACAACGGCCATGGGGTATCGAGGCAATTTTTAAAGATCAAGACGGCACGTTGTTACACATTAATCAAGAAATACGTTAA